CAAATATCAGCGCAATATCTTGCTGGCGTTATTGATCGCAACTTTTTTATCGGCGATTGAAGTCACCATTGTCAGTACGGCGATGCCCGTCATCGTAAACCAATTGGGAGGTCTCGAACTAATTAGTTGGGTGTTTGCGATCTACCTGTTAACATCTGCAATTACAACCCCGATCTTTGGAAAACTATCTGACCTTTATGGACGAAAGGTGATCTTTATGGTCGGGACCACTATATTTTTGGTTGGGTCGATTCTATGTGGTTTTTCACAAACGATGACCCAATTAATTTGGTTTCGCGCGCTGCAAGGGTTGGGCGCAGGCGCCTTGATGCCTGTCACCTTTACGATCGTCGGCGATATTTTCAATTTTGAACAACGCGCGAAAGCGCAAGGGTTAATTAGCTCCATGTGGGGGATTGCCGGTGTTTTCGGACCGCTTGTCGGTGGTTTCTTTGTCGATTATTTATCATGGCATTGGATCTTTTTCATCAACATTCCGTTTGGAATCTTATCGATGTGGATGATCGGGGCGTTCCTAAAGGAAGACATCGTGAAAAAGAAGCAAAAAATTGATTATGGCGGAGCGATCACTTTTATGGTAGGAATGACGGCCCTTTTGTACGCGTTGCTGTCTGGCGGGAACGAATGGGATTGGAACTCGCTTCCTATTTATAGTTTGTTCATCGTAGCTGTGTTCTTTCTAATCCTATTTACGTGGATTCAATTAAAACACCCAGATCCGCTTATCCCGTTTAAACTGTTTAAGATTAGAGATCTGGCTGTTTCTAACTTAATTAGCTTTTTGACATCGGGGATATTGATTGGATTAACGGCCTATATGCCATTGTGGGTGCAAGGAGTACTTTCGCTTGGCGCAACAGCATCTGGCCTAACCTTGACCCCTATGTCTATTGCCTGGCCATTGGGCGCCGTATTGTGCGGTAGAATCTTGGTTCGGTTTGGGGCTCGAAAGATGTCTCTATACGGTCTCTTGTTTATTTTAATCGGTACTGCGCCTCTTATGATCATCGGAATGAGCACGCCTAATCTGATATTGGTAGTGACGATGTTGATCGTTGGTTTTGGCTTTGGAATCGCGTTCACCGTCTTCACCGTCGTTGTTCAGTCTTCTGTCGAGTGGGAGTTACGCGGAGCGGCAGCATCTTCCAACACTTTTTTGCGGATACTCGGTCAGACACTTGGGATTGCGGTATTGGGAACAATTTTAAATCAACATATTGCTGGTTATTCAGAAGGACAAGTTCCCGCGGATGTTTTGGCGACGGGTATTCACATGATTTTTATTAGTTTAGCGGCGCTTGCGCTTGTTAGTTTGATTGCTGGTTTTTGGATTCCAAAACAGCAAGCCAACGAGGAAGACGCGCAAGTATCGTAAAAAAAAGCTGACACAGAACGCGACAAACCAACATTTTTGGGTCTGAAACGTTTAGGTCAGCTTATTTACTTACTTATTTAAGCGGGCTACCACCTGCAATGAAGCGATAGTCCCAATGTCTGGCAATCGTATCGACTCGTACCCCGCCAGAATCTTTTGAATACGTGTGAAGCACTTTTCCATCCCCCATATAGATACCATTGTGTCCAATCGATGAACGATTTTTTTCATAAAGGTCTTTGCTTGTCCCGCGATACGGCATGAAAAACATAATATCCCCGACCTTCAAATCACGCCAATCCGTCTTAAATGAGACACCATTCTTTACCATGTTTTGATATTGCGATGTCGCCCCACCGCGTCCAATATCGATTCCTGTCGCATCTAAATAAGCTTGACGCGTAAAAGCGGAACAATCAAATGTCTTTGTGCTGCTTCGACTTGAGCCATATTCATACGGGGTTCCTAAATACTTCTTCCCCGCCTTGATGACTGCTTCACGCTGCTGTGATGCGGATGGCTCTTGTTTTGGCGGCTTGACTTCCTCAGCCGCATAGCGTCGCAATCCAACAAAGTTGTTTTGAACGATTCGATCATTAATCGAGAACACTTTTACACTGCCATAAGGTTTGTAGGCGATCGCGATTTGGTTGTTGCCAAGATAGACTCCCGCGGCAAATAAATCTTTTGAACTGTTTCCAAAAAAGGCGATATCACCTGATTTGATTTGTGAGGTTGAAACGGATTTTCCTTGTTGATAAAGAGTTGAAAGACTGCTTGATGATTTAATACCCGAATCTTTTAGTGTGTAGAAAATAAAATCGCCCGCTGTATAGTTGGTTAGTGAATAGCCTATGTACTTTTGCGCTGATTTGGCGATCGGTTGAGAAGCGGCTGCCGCCTGCGCGGGACTTAACGAGGAAAAAGCAAGCAATCCTGCCAGTGTTAAACTTAAAACAGTGATTTTCTTCATCTTATTCATTCCCCCAATTTCTTGTTTACTTAAACTTTGGCATGTTTGGAATTAGTTCCCTGCCAAATTAAATCTACCAGAGGGAAAATAAGGAGTCTAGCGGTAAAATATGATAGATTACCCAGAAAATGTAACAATATATTTTTGTAAGTAAAAAAGAAGGGATTAGCCGATTAAGGCTCTCCCTTCCTCATGTAACAGATGTTAAATTACAAAATCTACGCCGATACTATCTAGTCTGCCAACTTCTTTAATATAAGCTGCAACTGCGCCATGTTCGGCGCTCGCTTCATACGTTTCCAACGCGTTCTGATCCGAAAAACGAACATTTAAAATGAGCTGATATTCTTGATTTCGCTTGGAAACATTACGTCCTGCATGAATTTCAGCAATACCCGGCAACTGGCTTTCCAATGCTTTAAAACGAGTAATGACTTCCTGATACTGTTCTTCTGTTGTTTTATCTGAAAATTTTAATAGAACAACCCGATTAATCACAGGATCCCTCTCCTTCTTTTATGTCTCATGGTATGCGCTCCATTTTACCTGAATTTCATAAGACAAGAAAGAGAGCAAGAGGTTAGTATGATTTATTAGTCATCATCGTCATCGTCATCATCATTTGCATATTTTTCTTTATACTTTACTTTGCGATCCGCTTTGTTTTCGATCTCAAGCTCGACTTCTCTTCCATTGCTGAATTCAATTTCCACTTCCAATTCCCTGAATCCATGTTCAAGTTGAAACGCGGCAATGACTCTCTCTGCTAACTCTTGTTTATCCATCTGTGGGTTGATGCCCAATTTTTTAATGAATGCTTCTACTTCCGCTGCGTTACGATAGCCGTTCTTTTTAGCTTTTTGTTTGCCTTTTACTTCCCATTTGCTCTCGACTTCCCCATCTTTGTTTTTATACTTTAGCTGATATTTGTGGCCAGGCTGAACCTTTAGTTCGATTTCTAATTCTCGTATTGAAGCGAGGTCCGTTTGGGAATCAGCCGCGCGGCGTATCGGAATCTCCTTTACGATGGGTTTTTCCACTTGTTCTTCCGCTTGTTTCGTGACAGGCTCAGTCGTTACAGCTTTAACCGCAACGGTATTTGGAGTTGAATCAGCATTCTCTCTGTGAGAAGCCGCGACGACATAACGAACTTTTTGGTCTGAGTTCAGTAAAACTTTTAGATCATCATCCATCAATAGAGCGGATAATTGGGTCTTCTGATTATCCCGATAAATGATTGTGTCCGCGTCAACCGTAAATTCTCGACTATTTTTCCCATCGTATATGGTTAGCTGCCGATTATTTTCATCCAGCGCCGTTAATGTTCCAACGACTTCGGAACTAGATGATGCGAATGACAACCATGTGAAAGATACGATTAGGGTAAAGACGACGCCAATAGACATGTAAGCCATTTTTTGCTTCAAAGTAAAATCTCCCTCCTTTAGGTCTCTTATAACATACGTATCCATTCCATGATTTACTAGGGTCGGAAGATCAATAAAATAATAAAAAAGAGCAAACTCAGATGAGAGTTGCTCTTTTGAACTTATTCGTTGTCTTTGTGGTATTTTTTATGTTCCCACTTCGGAATGAAACCGTTTTGTTCTAATTTTTCGTATTTCTTATCTAACATGGCATCTATTTTCTCTCCCTTGTCTTTGGAGAAGACACCGAATTCTACATATTTAGCTACAACTTTCTTATGTTGCTCGATCATCTTTTTATGCAGTTTTGCAAGCTCTTGTTGTTGTTGCTCTGTTAATTGAACAGTTTCGTTCACTCCGCTCTCTTCTGCTTGAATCAAGGCCCCGCCACCGAAACTGAGTGATCCGGTGAAAAAGGCCATTGCTAAAACAAAACGCCCCAATTTTGACATACGTTGTCGCTCCTTTTTTTAATAATAATGGACTTCCATCCTAGTTTTGCTTCTTTTGCTTTATTTATGTATCACGTTAAACAAATTAAGTAAGCCTACCGCGTAAGCAAAAAAGGATTGCCTGCGCGGCAATCCAAACTCCATCTTTATGTAAATTAAATGAATTAGGCAATAAACGTTTTGTCTTGTTCAATGATCGGCTTCATTCGCTTCATCTTCACAGCAATATAAGCGGCGATAACTGCTTTCATAAAGTCACCGGGAAGATAGGCAACATTAGATAAAAAAGCCGCTCTTATGTCCATTTCTGTCACAAAACTTAACACAGGACTTCCAATCGCGTAAACGAGGATGATCCCGCCGCACACATTAATCAAAATAGCTTTCAAAAACGTCAGGTTATTCCAAAAACGTTCGGTAAAGAATCCAATCATCAAAGCGGATAGAGGAAAACTCCATAAATAACCAGCTGTAGGAGCGACAAAAGCGGAAAGACCTCCGCGTCCTCCAGAAAGAACCGGCGCGCCGACAGCAACAATCGCTAAAAAGACAAGCATACTGCCCGCGCCGCGCTTCGCTCCTAATAAGCCGCCTGCCAGCATGACTCCAAGTGTTTGAGCCGTGATCGGCACAGTCGGATTAAGCGGGTTAGGAACCGACGGGGCAAAACCTAAGGCGCAGACGATCGACGTAAGCATCGCCATATAAACCATATCTTTTGTATTTATTGCGTCCTCCTCCTTTGTCAACTACGATTTATAATAGGTTAACATTGTGCAAGATCGGGCGCAACATAAAAGTTTGAATCTAAGACCATCTTCCGCTACATTTAATGGAGGAATAAAGGAGGCATCCACACGATGACAAAAAAACTGACAGAGATTCCATTTTCCGTACTGGACCTCGTCCCGATTGGCCAGGGAAGTTCGGCGCAAGAGGCGCTTCATAATAGCTTAGAGCTTGCCCAGCATGCAGAGCAATTGGGCTTTCACCGTTACTGGATCGCGGAGCACCACAATATGCCGGGTATTGCGAGTTCAGCAACTTCCGTTGTAATCGGCCATATTGCGGCTGGAACATCAACGATTCGCGTCGGAGCCGGCGGCATTATGCTTCCTAACCACGCTCCTTTAGTGATTGCTGAACAATTCGGCACATTGGAGTCACTGTTTCCCGGACGGATTGATCTCGGCTTAGGGAGGGCTCCAGGTTCGGATCAAACAACGGCGCGAGCTTTGCGTCGCGATCGACATGGCGGTCTTGATTTTCCGCATCAATTAGCGGAGTTGCGCGGTTATTTCGACCCGTCATTGGCAACAGAACAAAATCAGGTGAGAGCGATTCCCGGCGAAGGACTGTCCATTCCAATTTATTTGCTCGGTTCAAGCGATTTTAGCGCCCGTCTAGCCGGACAGTTAGGTCTGCCGTTTGCTTTCGCAAGTCATTTTTCACCTGACTTTACAGCGCCGGCCATCCAGCTGTATCGCCAAAGTTTTCAACCATCCGCTATATTAAATGAACCGTATTGTATGGTAGCAGTTAATGTGATTGTCGCTGAATCCGATGATGAAGCGCAACGACTCTCTACTTCCATGCAACAGTCCTTTCTTCATTTAATCCGCAATCAACCGGCTCAGTTACAGCCGCCTGTCGAAGACATTAGCGCCTTATGGTTGCCGCATGAAAAGCAAGCAATTGAACGACAACTGGCTGGTTCAATTATCGGCAGTTCCGAAACGGTTGAAAAAAACCTCGGCGCATTTATCGATTTAACGGATGCTGACGAAATCATCGCAAACGCGATGATCTATGATCATCAAGCCCGTTTGAGCAGTTATCAGCTACTTGCTGAACTTGTTCAGGCATAATTGGTAAAGATGTGAAGGAAAAAGAGGGATTTTATTCGACATTGAAGAAATAGTAGTGTAGCAGGGACAGGGATCGGGTGATTTATTGAATTTAATTACGCCTCAACACGCGCATTTGCGTCAAATGATTTTAACTAGGGTTCGACCGATTCAGATGAATTCCGAGTAACAGCGCATTTTCCCTGCCACACCGAAAGGCTCTTCCGCTGAATTTAGTTAAAGGAGTTGTCATTATTGACACATAATCATAGCGATTTTATATTCTCCCTCGATATCGGCACGCGCGCGATTGTCGGTATGATTTTACAACAGACGGGCGACTCGCTGACGATTGTCGATTATGAGTCGATTGAACACCGTGAACGTTCGATGCTGGACGGACAAATTCATCATGTGTCAGAAGTGGCTGAAAGTATTGCCTGTGTCAGGGATCGGCTGGTTGAACGAAACAATCCGTTAAAATATGTATCGGTCGCGGCAGCGGGTAGAACGTTAATCACAACGACAGCATCGTTTGAGCATGCGATTGCGGGGTATCCGCTGCTAAATCAAAATGATACGCTCAGTCTAGAATTATCCGCAATTCAGGAAGCCCAAAAGCAAATAGCGGATAAACATTCCGATTCGGGTTTTCGCGATTATTATTGCGTGGGATACAGTGTTATCAATTATTATTTGGACGGCGAAATCATCGGTAATTTGATCGACCAACGCGGTCAGTCAGCAAAGGTTGAAATCATCGCCACCTTTTTGCCCCGACTCGTTGTCGACTCATTAATGACCGCCTTACAAAAAGCGGATTTGCAGATGAAAACATTAACTTTAGAACCAATTGCCGCGATTAATGCGCTTGTCCCCGCTTCTATGCGCAAGTTAAATATCGCATTGATTGATATTGGCGCGGGCACTTCAGATATTGCGATTACGGCCGATGGAACAATTGTCGCCTACGGCATGGTTGCGGTGGCAGGCGATGAAATTACGGAGGCGCTAAGTCAAGCGTACTTGCTTGACTTCAACGAAGCAGAACAGCTAAAGCGCGTATTGGCTGTTCAATCTGAGGTTCGATATACCGATATCCTTGGTATGGAACATGTTGCCTTTGCGGCAGAAATTATTGAACAACTTAATGAAGTGATCGAGCAACTAGCTGAACAAATTACGCACAAAATTTTAGAATTAAATGAACAAGCGCCGCAAGCAGTGATGTTAATTGGAGGCGGTAGCCTGACCCCTACCTTACCCGAAAGTATTGCAAAAAAATTGCAACTCCCAACTAGTCGTGTCGCTGTTCGTGGAGCTGATGCTATCAAGGGATTAAAGGTAGATGAACAGTTAAAAGGGCCTGAGTTTGTTACCCCGATTGGAATTGCTGTCGCTGCTCAACGCCATCCGATCAAATATGTAACCGTTCGACTAAATGATGAAGAAGTACGTATTTTTGATTTAAAGAAAATTACAGTCGGTGATGTGTTGTTGCATGCGGGCTGGGATTTGCGAACAGTGAAGCCACGTCCAGGTCTCGCTTTGTCCGTTGTCATCAATGGCGATGTAAAATTCATTCCTGGAAAGCTGGGCAAACCACCGCTGATTCTCATAAATGGGCAGGTTGGGCGGTTGAATTCGATTGTTTACGACCAAGATAATTTGCGGATTGAAGCGGGCGCGGATGGCCAAGCTCCGCAAGTGATTGTCAAGGATCTGATTGCAGAGTTTGGCGCAATGACGATCCATCTCGACGATGAAGTCTACCCGCTCCAGCCAATGGTGTTGAAAAATGGCAAGCGATGTCAACCAACCGATCAAGTAAACGACCGAGATGCATTCGATATTCGCTGGCCGCAAACGGTTGCGGACGTTTTAAAGCAAACAGGATATGGCGATCAGGTCCGTTCAATCAATTGTGAGCTGAAGATCAATGGCCAAACGAAACGTGTAAAAGAGCATGATACGGGATGGCGACTGAATGATGAACCAGCTTCGCCGCAGCAATCGATTCGCGAAGGGGATCACCTGACATTTGTTCAGGAAACTGGCTCCAAACAGCCAACCGTTAGAACTTTGATTACCCCAGAAATCGCTCATCTTGCGCAGATTTCGGTGACATTTAACGGACAACCGCTCTCGATCCCTTTACATAGGGTGACTGTCTTACTCAACGGGATTAGCGCTGATTGGGACCAACCGCTGCAGAATGGCGACATCGTCGAATTGGAAATAGCCAAACACCCTACTCGCCCAGTCTACCACGATGTGTTTGCGTATACGATAGCTGACATTACAAAACCAGATGGGGCGATCCATATGAAAACACTAGTCAATGGAAAAGCAGCTGATTTTCAAACCGCTTTACATGATGGGGACGAGATTGAACTACGCTGGGATATAAAAAGAGACGAAACAATCTAGGTATAGGTTTGTCTTGCCAAAAAAGAAAAATAAGATTGATGGGTATATGTAGATTTGAGGTGCGCCCATTTGGATGGATTAAGTGAATTATTGATTAATATTTTAATTATTGTGTCATCTATTTTGGTTTATTTTCATTTTTCATCAGATGAGAAGTATGCAAGACTTAGGTTCGCCGTTTTGGCAACGATGACGATACTGTTATGTATGTCTTTTCCGTTCAGTTTCATAGCTGGATATAAATACGATCTGCGAACAATTCCACTTGTGATTGGAATTTTATACGGGGGCTGGCAGACAAGCGCGCTTGTCTGTCTCGTCATGTTCTTATACCGTTTTTACTTAGGCGGTCCAGGATTTTTGCTGACCGTCTACTCTTTTCCAGCTGTCATTCTTTTGGCCTTTGTGTTTAAGGGTCATTTTAATCAAGGCGGTCGTTTGTTAAAAATCATGTTGGCCTCCGGGTTCGCTTTTTTATGGGCATTTATTTGCTCGATGATTTCCTTTTTTGGTTCAAATCCTTTACCATTCACTTTGGAGAACACTTTGTTCTATGCTGGTTTTTGTTTATTGCATGTGTTAGCGATGTGGATCGCCATCTTTTTAATCGAAAGCTTGGATGAGGTTCGTACGATGCGACAGGAAATGCAGCGAGCCGAAACGTTAAATGCGTTGAGTGAATTGGCTGCTTCGGTTGCGCATGAGATTCGCAATCCGATGACCGTAGTCAGAGGGTTTATGCAGCTATTGAATGAACGGCATAAGGATGAGACGGAACGAAAATATTTAAAGATGATGATCGGTGAACTCGATCATGCGGAATCGATTATTAACAATTTTCTATCGCTCTCAAAACCACAGACAGAAATTATGGAACACATAGATGCCGCCGAACAAATCACCCATGTAGTAAGTGTGATTTCTTCCTATGCAACTTTGAACGGAGTGGAAATAAAACTAAGCATGGATGATGCCCCTCTATCCATTAAAGCAAATCAAGCCAAACTGGGCCAAGTTCTATTAAATCTTATCAAAAACGGAATTGAAGCGATGCCTGACGGGGGAACCATTGAAATCATCGGTTCTGTTCAAGATAGCCATGTTTGGATC
This portion of the Ammoniphilus oxalaticus genome encodes:
- a CDS encoding MDR family MFS transporter; the encoded protein is MDKYQRNILLALLIATFLSAIEVTIVSTAMPVIVNQLGGLELISWVFAIYLLTSAITTPIFGKLSDLYGRKVIFMVGTTIFLVGSILCGFSQTMTQLIWFRALQGLGAGALMPVTFTIVGDIFNFEQRAKAQGLISSMWGIAGVFGPLVGGFFVDYLSWHWIFFINIPFGILSMWMIGAFLKEDIVKKKQKIDYGGAITFMVGMTALLYALLSGGNEWDWNSLPIYSLFIVAVFFLILFTWIQLKHPDPLIPFKLFKIRDLAVSNLISFLTSGILIGLTAYMPLWVQGVLSLGATASGLTLTPMSIAWPLGAVLCGRILVRFGARKMSLYGLLFILIGTAPLMIIGMSTPNLILVVTMLIVGFGFGIAFTVFTVVVQSSVEWELRGAAASSNTFLRILGQTLGIAVLGTILNQHIAGYSEGQVPADVLATGIHMIFISLAALALVSLIAGFWIPKQQANEEDAQVS
- a CDS encoding NlpC/P60 family protein — protein: MKKITVLSLTLAGLLAFSSLSPAQAAAASQPIAKSAQKYIGYSLTNYTAGDFIFYTLKDSGIKSSSSLSTLYQQGKSVSTSQIKSGDIAFFGNSSKDLFAAGVYLGNNQIAIAYKPYGSVKVFSINDRIVQNNFVGLRRYAAEEVKPPKQEPSASQQREAVIKAGKKYLGTPYEYGSSRSSTKTFDCSAFTRQAYLDATGIDIGRGGATSQYQNMVKNGVSFKTDWRDLKVGDIMFFMPYRGTSKDLYEKNRSSIGHNGIYMGDGKVLHTYSKDSGGVRVDTIARHWDYRFIAGGSPLK
- a CDS encoding Dabb family protein; the encoded protein is MINRVVLLKFSDKTTEEQYQEVITRFKALESQLPGIAEIHAGRNVSKRNQEYQLILNVRFSDQNALETYEASAEHGAVAAYIKEVGRLDSIGVDFVI
- a CDS encoding YusW family protein, which produces MKQKMAYMSIGVVFTLIVSFTWLSFASSSSEVVGTLTALDENNRQLTIYDGKNSREFTVDADTIIYRDNQKTQLSALLMDDDLKVLLNSDQKVRYVVAASHRENADSTPNTVAVKAVTTEPVTKQAEEQVEKPIVKEIPIRRAADSQTDLASIRELEIELKVQPGHKYQLKYKNKDGEVESKWEVKGKQKAKKNGYRNAAEVEAFIKKLGINPQMDKQELAERVIAAFQLEHGFRELEVEIEFSNGREVELEIENKADRKVKYKEKYANDDDDDDDD
- a CDS encoding DUF2680 domain-containing protein — protein: MSKLGRFVLAMAFFTGSLSFGGGALIQAEESGVNETVQLTEQQQQELAKLHKKMIEQHKKVVAKYVEFGVFSKDKGEKIDAMLDKKYEKLEQNGFIPKWEHKKYHKDNE
- a CDS encoding biotin transporter BioY, translating into MAMLTSIVCALGFAPSVPNPLNPTVPITAQTLGVMLAGGLLGAKRGAGSMLVFLAIVAVGAPVLSGGRGGLSAFVAPTAGYLWSFPLSALMIGFFTERFWNNLTFLKAILINVCGGIILVYAIGSPVLSFVTEMDIRAAFLSNVAYLPGDFMKAVIAAYIAVKMKRMKPIIEQDKTFIA
- a CDS encoding LLM class flavin-dependent oxidoreductase, encoding MTKKLTEIPFSVLDLVPIGQGSSAQEALHNSLELAQHAEQLGFHRYWIAEHHNMPGIASSATSVVIGHIAAGTSTIRVGAGGIMLPNHAPLVIAEQFGTLESLFPGRIDLGLGRAPGSDQTTARALRRDRHGGLDFPHQLAELRGYFDPSLATEQNQVRAIPGEGLSIPIYLLGSSDFSARLAGQLGLPFAFASHFSPDFTAPAIQLYRQSFQPSAILNEPYCMVAVNVIVAESDDEAQRLSTSMQQSFLHLIRNQPAQLQPPVEDISALWLPHEKQAIERQLAGSIIGSSETVEKNLGAFIDLTDADEIIANAMIYDHQARLSSYQLLAELVQA
- a CDS encoding cell division FtsA domain-containing protein, with the protein product MTHNHSDFIFSLDIGTRAIVGMILQQTGDSLTIVDYESIEHRERSMLDGQIHHVSEVAESIACVRDRLVERNNPLKYVSVAAAGRTLITTTASFEHAIAGYPLLNQNDTLSLELSAIQEAQKQIADKHSDSGFRDYYCVGYSVINYYLDGEIIGNLIDQRGQSAKVEIIATFLPRLVVDSLMTALQKADLQMKTLTLEPIAAINALVPASMRKLNIALIDIGAGTSDIAITADGTIVAYGMVAVAGDEITEALSQAYLLDFNEAEQLKRVLAVQSEVRYTDILGMEHVAFAAEIIEQLNEVIEQLAEQITHKILELNEQAPQAVMLIGGGSLTPTLPESIAKKLQLPTSRVAVRGADAIKGLKVDEQLKGPEFVTPIGIAVAAQRHPIKYVTVRLNDEEVRIFDLKKITVGDVLLHAGWDLRTVKPRPGLALSVVINGDVKFIPGKLGKPPLILINGQVGRLNSIVYDQDNLRIEAGADGQAPQVIVKDLIAEFGAMTIHLDDEVYPLQPMVLKNGKRCQPTDQVNDRDAFDIRWPQTVADVLKQTGYGDQVRSINCELKINGQTKRVKEHDTGWRLNDEPASPQQSIREGDHLTFVQETGSKQPTVRTLITPEIAHLAQISVTFNGQPLSIPLHRVTVLLNGISADWDQPLQNGDIVELEIAKHPTRPVYHDVFAYTIADITKPDGAIHMKTLVNGKAADFQTALHDGDEIELRWDIKRDETI
- a CDS encoding ATP-binding protein, translated to MDGLSELLINILIIVSSILVYFHFSSDEKYARLRFAVLATMTILLCMSFPFSFIAGYKYDLRTIPLVIGILYGGWQTSALVCLVMFLYRFYLGGPGFLLTVYSFPAVILLAFVFKGHFNQGGRLLKIMLASGFAFLWAFICSMISFFGSNPLPFTLENTLFYAGFCLLHVLAMWIAIFLIESLDEVRTMRQEMQRAETLNALSELAASVAHEIRNPMTVVRGFMQLLNERHKDETERKYLKMMIGELDHAESIINNFLSLSKPQTEIMEHIDAAEQITHVVSVISSYATLNGVEIKLSMDDAPLSIKANQAKLGQVLLNLIKNGIEAMPDGGTIEIIGSVQDSHVWIEVVDQGIGMTEKELSRLGSPFYSTKKQGTGIGLLTSYRIIHMMKGNIQVYSEKGKGTQFIVQLPLFSRQAQKESAAHC